The following proteins come from a genomic window of Nitrospirota bacterium:
- a CDS encoding cell division protein ZapA, with product MERVQVEIFGQVYSIKGKDDPAYIRELAAFIDAKMKEIQKGTGTVDPHRVAILMALTITDELYRLRERYGILEKTSENAAGRLLDITENL from the coding sequence ATGGAACGCGTGCAGGTCGAGATATTCGGTCAGGTGTACAGCATCAAGGGCAAGGATGATCCCGCCTATATCCGCGAACTGGCTGCGTTCATTGATGCTAAGATGAAGGAAATACAGAAAGGCACCGGAACGGTCGATCCTCACCGGGTGGCAATCCTGATGGCGCTTACGATTACCGATGAACTTTACCGTTTGCGCGAGCGATATGGGATCCTGGAAAAAACATCTGAGAACGCCGCCGGTCGTCTGCTCGATATTACCGAAAACCTCTGA